One stretch of Pseudomonadota bacterium DNA includes these proteins:
- a CDS encoding efflux RND transporter periplasmic adaptor subunit, producing MNLKNGLSIAAVVLMGIVLGFFILRLEPATVSTEEHEAQSEQEETLMAKGPHGGRLLTQDGFEVEITIYERGVPPQFRVYAYDQGKPLSPDQVQMTIELHRLGGGIDRIQFQKEGDYLRGDRVIDEPHSFDVKVSAVRESRRSDWEYTQVEGRVQLSHEALQSSGIEIMTAGPARIKALFELPGEIKLDQNRLAHVVPRFAGVVTAVHKNLGDRVRMGEVIAIVDSLELADAKGQYIESVHRLELAQTSFIREQSLWRNKISAEQDYLNSRHALEEAEITKQIAAQKLLALGLSHADLATLSIEPEGPVRLHRLRTPFREQTLTRYEIRAPLDGVVIEKHLVLGEAIKEDTAIFMIADLSTVWGEFSVYAKDLNAVRLGQEVTVKSEVLALEVTATVSYLGPLVGEETRSARAHVHIPNPDGRWRPGLFVTVEVVEEEITVPVAVAAEGIQTYRDWQVVFAHYGDLFEVRPLELGRSDGQRVEVLQGLSTGERYAARNSFVLKAELGKSGATHDH from the coding sequence ATGAACTTAAAGAATGGGCTTTCCATCGCCGCGGTAGTCCTGATGGGGATCGTCCTGGGCTTTTTCATCTTGCGCCTGGAACCCGCCACCGTGAGCACCGAGGAGCATGAGGCCCAGAGTGAACAGGAAGAAACCCTTATGGCCAAGGGACCTCACGGCGGCCGGCTGTTGACTCAAGACGGCTTCGAGGTCGAGATCACGATTTACGAACGAGGTGTGCCGCCGCAATTCCGGGTCTATGCCTATGACCAGGGAAAGCCCTTATCCCCCGACCAAGTACAGATGACCATCGAATTGCACCGGCTGGGGGGCGGAATCGATCGCATCCAGTTCCAAAAGGAGGGAGACTATCTGCGCGGGGATCGAGTCATCGATGAGCCACACTCCTTCGATGTGAAGGTCAGCGCGGTGCGCGAAAGCCGCCGCTCTGACTGGGAATACACACAAGTCGAAGGCAGGGTCCAGCTTTCCCATGAAGCGCTGCAAAGCTCGGGCATAGAGATTATGACCGCTGGCCCCGCGCGCATCAAAGCGCTCTTTGAGCTACCCGGGGAGATCAAGCTCGATCAAAATCGCTTAGCCCATGTCGTCCCTCGATTCGCTGGTGTGGTCACTGCCGTCCACAAAAATCTGGGCGATAGGGTAAGGATGGGCGAGGTTATCGCGATCGTCGACAGCCTCGAGCTAGCGGACGCAAAGGGCCAATACATCGAATCGGTGCATCGGCTTGAGCTCGCACAGACCAGTTTCATTCGGGAACAGAGCCTGTGGAGAAACAAGATCTCAGCCGAGCAGGATTACCTTAACAGCCGTCACGCCCTAGAGGAGGCCGAGATTACCAAGCAAATCGCCGCGCAGAAACTGCTGGCGTTAGGACTCTCTCACGCCGACCTCGCCACGCTGTCCATAGAGCCGGAAGGTCCGGTCAGGCTGCATCGGCTGAGGACGCCTTTCCGTGAGCAGACGCTCACACGCTATGAGATCCGCGCACCGCTCGACGGTGTCGTCATCGAGAAGCACCTCGTGCTGGGCGAGGCCATCAAGGAGGACACGGCAATATTTATGATCGCGGATCTCTCGACAGTGTGGGGGGAGTTCAGCGTCTACGCCAAGGATTTAAACGCGGTCCGGCTAGGCCAGGAGGTCACCGTTAAATCCGAAGTCTTGGCGCTCGAGGTCACCGCTACCGTTTCTTACCTCGGCCCGCTAGTGGGCGAAGAGACTCGATCCGCACGCGCCCATGTTCACATCCCGAACCCGGACGGCCGCTGGCGACCCGGTCTCTTCGTGACGGTCGAGGTGGTGGAAGAAGAGATCACCGTGCCGGTAGCCGTCGCGGCCGAGGGGATCCAGACCTACCGTGATTGGCAGGTAGTGTTTGCGCATTACGGCGATCTTTTCGAGGTGCGACCGCTGGAATTGGGGCGCAGTGACGGGCAACGGGTGGAGGTGCTCCAGGGCCTCTCGACCGGGGAACGCTACGCGGCGCGTAACAGCTTTGTGCTCAAGGCCGAGTTGGGCAAATCCGGGGCGACCCACGATCATTGA